The Amycolatopsis mongoliensis genome includes a window with the following:
- a CDS encoding carbon-nitrogen hydrolase family protein has translation MRVAIHQGPVDALPEAVAASGADLVVTAEMSTTGYHIGARTHELAEPADGPTAARMSALAGETGVALAYGYPELDGENVYNSVQLVDATGRRLANYRKTHLFGDLDKAWFTSGDEPVVQADVAGIRVGLLICYDVEFPELVRAHTLAGTELLVVPTALMSPYELVADTLVPARAYESQLFVAYANRCDVEQELTYCGRSCVVAPTGEVLTRAGSDPALITAEITRAALAASRLENTHLADRRPDLYRGTTA, from the coding sequence ATGAGGGTCGCGATCCACCAGGGCCCGGTCGACGCGCTGCCCGAAGCCGTGGCCGCGTCCGGCGCCGACCTGGTCGTCACGGCGGAGATGAGCACCACCGGCTACCACATCGGCGCGCGCACGCACGAACTCGCGGAACCGGCCGACGGCCCCACCGCGGCCAGGATGTCCGCGCTGGCCGGGGAGACCGGCGTCGCGCTGGCCTACGGCTACCCGGAACTCGACGGCGAGAACGTCTACAACAGTGTCCAGCTCGTCGACGCGACCGGGCGGCGCCTGGCCAACTACCGCAAGACGCACCTGTTCGGCGACCTCGACAAGGCGTGGTTCACCTCGGGCGACGAGCCGGTGGTGCAGGCCGATGTCGCCGGCATCCGCGTCGGACTGCTGATCTGCTACGACGTCGAGTTCCCCGAACTGGTCCGGGCGCACACGCTGGCCGGCACGGAACTGCTGGTCGTGCCGACCGCGCTGATGAGCCCGTACGAGCTGGTCGCCGACACGCTCGTGCCGGCGCGGGCCTACGAAAGCCAGCTGTTCGTTGCCTACGCCAACCGTTGTGACGTCGAACAGGAGCTGACGTACTGCGGACGCTCCTGTGTCGTCGCTCCCACCGGCGAGGTGCTGACCCGGGCCGGGAGCGATCCCGCGCTCATCACCGCCGAAATCACCCGCGCCGCGCTCGCCGCGTCACGCCTGGAGAACACCCACCTGGCCGACCGGCGGCCCGACCTGTACCGAGGAACCACCGCATGA